A window of the Thalassospira sp. TSL5-1 genome harbors these coding sequences:
- a CDS encoding L-serine ammonia-lyase, iron-sulfur-dependent, subunit alpha produces the protein MQEISLLNSVVGPVMRGPSSSHCAAPYMLGRLARALSTSQGEVIEQADIRFDPRGSFAPVYKAQSTDENFAAGLAGVALTDPDFRAVLGCLSNGQGFAFSVTVTELERNNHPNRVDMALSVRERDGRLRTDIYQGASIGGGMFYIDRMNGEDVYLTGKTAVIFVYANDANAIEADLTRIVATDSRLLGLERASIGNADDQILDRIEVALQSVPSPNVLAKIEVLPGVSQVLVADAAQYPVCATDDLFSTTDGVLNQVLSHNGSLAQTALSLESKRLGLSRDATRQLFMERAELMLRVVEDGFNAREEDNVMRFLTLRARNVRDANLPAGLGGAVLQDAIAGALAAMERDSNRGLVVAAPTAGSAGVVPGTLYALVRHGIDMQGVADALQVMALIGAVFAARGTFAAECGGCSVETGASAAMAAAGVVQAFGGNATQCFDAASMCLMNTLGLVCDPVGGDVEIPCHARNVAGVSHAYSSAMAVMAGFDAVLGFDELVDQTVKIGNLMHPDLRCTARGGCAATKTAQKMVEELTANLRLQNK, from the coding sequence ATGCAGGAAATAAGCCTGTTGAATTCTGTTGTGGGCCCGGTGATGCGAGGGCCGTCGAGTTCTCATTGTGCAGCACCTTATATGTTGGGGCGTCTCGCGCGGGCCTTATCTACATCGCAAGGCGAGGTGATTGAGCAGGCCGACATCCGGTTTGACCCGCGCGGATCGTTTGCGCCGGTTTACAAGGCGCAAAGCACCGATGAGAATTTTGCCGCCGGTCTTGCCGGTGTGGCACTGACAGACCCGGACTTTCGGGCTGTTTTAGGTTGCCTTTCCAACGGTCAGGGCTTTGCCTTTTCTGTCACGGTCACAGAACTGGAGCGAAACAACCACCCCAACCGCGTTGATATGGCTCTGTCGGTGCGGGAAAGGGATGGTCGCCTGCGGACGGATATATATCAGGGAGCCTCGATTGGGGGCGGTATGTTTTATATCGACCGCATGAATGGCGAAGATGTCTATCTGACCGGTAAAACGGCAGTCATCTTTGTGTATGCCAATGATGCAAACGCGATTGAGGCTGATCTAACGCGGATCGTTGCGACAGATAGCCGCTTGCTGGGATTGGAACGTGCCAGCATTGGGAATGCTGACGATCAAATATTGGACCGGATCGAGGTGGCGTTGCAGTCTGTTCCAAGCCCGAACGTTCTAGCGAAAATAGAGGTATTGCCAGGTGTTTCCCAGGTGTTGGTTGCCGACGCGGCGCAATATCCGGTATGTGCGACGGATGATCTGTTTTCAACAACGGACGGCGTTTTAAACCAGGTTTTATCCCATAACGGATCATTGGCGCAGACGGCCCTAAGCCTGGAATCAAAAAGGCTGGGATTGTCGCGTGACGCGACACGCCAGCTATTTATGGAACGTGCTGAACTGATGTTGCGGGTTGTTGAAGACGGCTTTAATGCCCGCGAGGAAGACAACGTGATGCGCTTTTTAACCTTGCGCGCCCGCAATGTACGAGATGCAAACCTGCCTGCCGGGTTGGGCGGAGCGGTGTTGCAGGATGCAATTGCCGGTGCCCTTGCCGCAATGGAACGGGATTCCAACCGGGGATTGGTGGTTGCCGCTCCGACGGCGGGCAGTGCCGGTGTTGTGCCCGGTACGCTATATGCGCTGGTGCGACATGGTATTGATATGCAAGGTGTGGCCGATGCCCTGCAGGTCATGGCCCTGATTGGAGCCGTTTTTGCTGCAAGGGGAACCTTTGCGGCTGAATGTGGTGGGTGCTCGGTGGAAACCGGTGCATCGGCGGCAATGGCGGCGGCCGGGGTTGTACAGGCCTTTGGAGGTAATGCAACGCAGTGTTTTGATGCGGCCAGCATGTGCCTGATGAATACGCTGGGTTTGGTATGTGACCCGGTTGGCGGGGATGTTGAAATTCCCTGTCATGCCCGCAATGTGGCGGGTGTTTCACATGCCTATTCATCGGCAATGGCGGTGATGGCCGGTTTTGATGCTGTGTTGGGATTTGACGAACTGGTGGATCAAACTGTTAAAATTGGCAACCTGATGCACCCGGATTTACGCTGCACGGCACGCGGAGGCTGCGCTGCGACCAAAACAGCGCAAAAAATGGTTGAGGAACTAACCGCTAACCTGCGGTTACAGAACAAATAA
- a CDS encoding DUF6622 family protein, producing MTIFSIIAGTPSWVWLLLAFILYRGLKATKPRTTSLYGPLIMPVIMFAISLQSHTTHLAIPSTIDFLWLTALGVGGLGGVLLASHTDIRVETGPPARIHMPGSWASLILILMIFLTKYTFGVIDATQPELASDPGIVLAQAVLGGLFNGLFLGRGIGIFVSAKKRQQEILPNIKNNV from the coding sequence GTGACAATATTTTCCATCATCGCCGGGACCCCAAGCTGGGTCTGGCTGCTTCTCGCCTTTATCCTTTATCGCGGCTTAAAGGCCACCAAACCCCGCACGACCTCGCTTTATGGACCGCTGATTATGCCGGTCATCATGTTTGCCATTTCACTGCAATCCCATACCACCCATCTTGCAATACCAAGCACAATTGATTTTCTGTGGCTTACCGCGCTAGGCGTTGGCGGGCTTGGTGGCGTACTGCTGGCGTCCCATACGGATATCCGCGTTGAAACAGGCCCCCCCGCCCGTATTCACATGCCGGGAAGCTGGGCCAGCTTGATTCTGATCTTGATGATTTTCCTGACCAAATACACTTTTGGCGTGATTGACGCCACACAACCCGAATTGGCAAGTGATCCCGGCATCGTACTGGCCCAGGCAGTGCTTGGCGGGTTGTTTAACGGTCTGTTTCTGGGCAGGGGCATTGGTATTTTCGTTTCTGCCAAAAAACGCCAACAGGAAATTTTACCCAATATAAAGAATAACGTATGA
- a CDS encoding group III truncated hemoglobin gives MTNTHTEDDGLSHQERRERATQKIMDETGIDPQMIHDVVHGFYAKVRADAFLGPIFESKIEDWDHHLNNMCQFWSSVALASGAYYGRPMQKHMPLPLDRHHFDRWLALFAETLSELCPPEAARHFMERALRIAQSLEVGIAAHNGVILAKGERYDPVSKWQPD, from the coding sequence ATGACCAACACCCACACCGAAGATGACGGCCTGTCACATCAGGAACGCCGCGAACGCGCAACACAAAAGATCATGGATGAAACCGGCATAGACCCGCAAATGATCCATGATGTTGTGCATGGCTTTTATGCCAAGGTCCGTGCGGACGCATTTTTGGGCCCCATCTTTGAAAGCAAAATTGAGGACTGGGATCATCATCTGAATAACATGTGCCAGTTTTGGTCATCGGTCGCACTGGCAAGCGGTGCCTATTATGGGCGTCCGATGCAAAAACATATGCCTCTGCCCCTCGACCGGCACCATTTTGATCGCTGGCTGGCCCTTTTTGCCGAAACATTATCGGAACTTTGCCCGCCAGAAGCTGCACGCCATTTTATGGAACGGGCCTTGCGCATCGCGCAAAGCCTTGAAGTCGGCATTGCTGCACATAATGGCGTTATCCTGGCAAAAGGTGAAAGATACGACCCGGTGTCGAAATGGCAGCCCGACTGA
- a CDS encoding cysteine hydrolase, with amino-acid sequence MWPAVLLAILLLAGIIGYTIYGYRRHLESTTGQKIDLNARPNSALLIIDLQEDFTKATGKNAYDPVLIKNAIAAINDLVTLANQNGHPVISVRQTFSGWYMNLLVKLLNNGRGGPKSDGLDIDTRLDGDIDHDIVKSCADAFREPELEKALVQQKVGKLTIVGLDGNYCVNSTINAALNRGYDVSFSDAATLAISPANWQKAKSHLLARGAHDITSGNVAAGQSRKTA; translated from the coding sequence ATGTGGCCTGCCGTGCTTCTTGCTATTCTGTTGCTAGCCGGAATCATCGGCTACACCATCTACGGGTATCGCCGCCATCTTGAAAGCACGACGGGACAAAAAATCGACCTGAATGCGCGCCCCAACAGCGCCCTTCTGATTATTGACCTGCAGGAAGATTTTACCAAGGCAACAGGCAAGAATGCCTATGATCCTGTTCTTATCAAAAACGCCATCGCGGCCATCAACGACCTGGTAACGCTTGCCAATCAAAATGGTCATCCGGTTATTTCAGTGCGGCAGACCTTTTCCGGCTGGTATATGAACCTGCTGGTAAAGCTGCTGAACAACGGTCGCGGTGGCCCCAAATCAGACGGGCTGGATATTGATACCCGGCTGGATGGGGACATTGACCACGATATTGTCAAATCCTGTGCCGATGCCTTTCGCGAGCCAGAACTGGAAAAAGCCCTGGTCCAGCAAAAGGTCGGCAAACTGACAATTGTCGGGCTGGACGGAAATTATTGCGTTAACAGTACAATCAACGCGGCCCTAAACCGGGGATATGACGTATCATTCAGTGATGCGGCAACCCTGGCGATTAGTCCGGCCAATTGGCAAAAAGCAAAATCACACCTGCTGGCCCGCGGCGCACACGATATCACGTCTGGCAACGTTGCCGCCGGGCAATCTCGAAAAACGGCTTAG
- a CDS encoding FAD-binding oxidoreductase gives MFTPNFLTANDKTGTYPNSYYAASAHPVYGFDTFDGDVTCDVVVIGGGFTGLSSALHLAEQGYDVVLLEAHKVGWGASGRNGGQVGSGQRREQDELEKMLGADDARKLWDIAEQSKGIVKSLIKKHGINCDWKPGILHADHRERFVKGTHEYVDKLRDEYGYEQIRNINRDEMREMVGSEFYHGGSLDMGAGHLHPLNFALGLAVAARQAGVRIYENAIVTEYSTGENVTVKVKGGPDVTGQILILGCNGYLDGLDDRVARRVMPINNFIIATEPLGDDLARELIRDDVAVADSKFVINYYRLSADNRMLFGGGETYSYHFPKDIKSFVKPYMLEVYPQLRDARIDYGWGGTLAITMNRMPYFRRVEPKVFSASGYSGHGVAMATLAGQIMAEAVSGTMERFDVMANVPVPRFPGGKSLRYPLLVLAMTWYALRDRL, from the coding sequence GTGTTTACCCCCAATTTTCTGACTGCAAATGACAAGACCGGCACCTATCCGAATTCCTATTATGCCGCGTCGGCCCACCCGGTTTATGGTTTCGATACGTTTGATGGGGATGTCACCTGTGATGTCGTGGTGATTGGCGGCGGGTTTACCGGGTTATCGTCGGCATTGCACCTGGCAGAACAGGGGTATGATGTGGTGTTGCTCGAAGCCCACAAGGTGGGTTGGGGGGCGTCTGGGCGCAATGGCGGGCAGGTCGGGTCCGGTCAGCGGCGTGAACAGGATGAACTTGAAAAAATGTTGGGCGCGGATGATGCCCGCAAATTGTGGGACATCGCCGAGCAATCCAAGGGCATCGTTAAAAGCCTGATTAAAAAGCACGGCATAAACTGTGACTGGAAGCCGGGTATTTTACATGCTGATCATCGGGAACGGTTTGTAAAGGGCACCCATGAATATGTCGACAAATTGCGCGACGAATATGGCTATGAACAGATTCGCAATATTAACCGCGATGAAATGCGCGAGATGGTGGGGTCTGAATTTTATCATGGCGGATCGCTGGATATGGGGGCCGGGCACCTGCATCCGTTAAACTTTGCCCTTGGTTTGGCGGTGGCGGCGCGCCAGGCCGGTGTGCGGATCTATGAAAATGCGATTGTGACCGAATACTCCACTGGCGAAAATGTAACTGTAAAAGTGAAGGGTGGGCCTGACGTTACCGGACAAATACTTATCTTGGGATGTAACGGCTATCTTGATGGTTTGGATGATCGGGTCGCGCGCCGGGTGATGCCCATTAATAACTTTATCATCGCGACTGAACCGCTGGGTGATGACCTGGCGCGGGAATTGATTCGTGATGATGTTGCGGTGGCCGATTCAAAGTTCGTGATTAACTATTATCGGTTAAGTGCCGATAACAGAATGCTTTTTGGCGGTGGCGAAACCTATAGCTATCATTTCCCCAAAGACATCAAAAGTTTCGTTAAGCCCTATATGCTGGAAGTGTATCCGCAATTGCGTGATGCGCGCATTGATTATGGCTGGGGCGGCACGCTTGCGATTACCATGAACCGGATGCCGTATTTCCGTCGGGTTGAACCAAAGGTTTTTTCGGCAAGTGGATATTCTGGTCATGGCGTGGCAATGGCAACGCTGGCCGGGCAGATTATGGCCGAGGCTGTATCAGGCACGATGGAACGGTTCGACGTGATGGCGAATGTGCCCGTGCCCCGTTTTCCGGGTGGGAAAAGCCTGCGTTACCCGCTACTGGTTCTGGCAATGACATGGTATGCATTGCGTGACCGTCTTTGA
- the betA gene encoding choline dehydrogenase — MKPSASDTYDYVIVGSGSAGAVLANRLTEDRTVNVLVIEAGPVDHLWDWRIHMPTALSYPMQSERYNWAYWTTPQKNLNNRRMETPRGRVYGGSSSINGMVYVRGHALDYNGWASDPALAHWDYANCLPYFRRANTRNEDKAGDDYHGGEGPLHVTTGACKNPLYKAWIKAGEQAGYPVTPDQNGYCQEGVGTMDMTVYKGRRWSTSRAYLRPAMKRPNLTVHDKALALRILFDGKRAIGLEYQHKGGVKQAMVDREVIVSGGSINSPKLLMLSGIGPAAHLQEHDIPVVQDLPGVGENLQDHLELYVQQECTQPISLHRVLNPWGKLKVGLEWYLFKTGLGATNHFEAGGFIRSRAGVQHPDIQYHFLPAAINYNGSGAAENDGFQAHVGPMRSKSRGTVRLASSNPADRPIVDPNYMSHPEDWEEMRASVRLTREIFAQDAFKDLRGGEIAPGKDVQTDAEIDAWVAQHAESAYHPSCSCKMGSDDMSVVDGETRVHGIEGLRVVDSSIMPAIASGNLNAPTVMIGEKAADIIRGQALPPSDASFWVHPEWETRQR, encoded by the coding sequence ATGAAACCATCAGCCAGCGATACCTATGATTATGTGATTGTCGGTTCCGGGTCTGCCGGGGCAGTTCTGGCCAATCGTTTGACGGAAGACCGCACTGTTAATGTCCTGGTGATTGAAGCAGGACCGGTGGACCATTTGTGGGACTGGCGCATTCATATGCCAACCGCCTTGTCCTATCCCATGCAGTCAGAGCGCTATAACTGGGCCTATTGGACGACACCGCAAAAGAACCTGAATAATCGCCGCATGGAAACGCCGCGTGGCCGGGTTTATGGCGGGTCCAGTTCAATTAACGGCATGGTTTATGTGCGAGGACATGCGCTGGATTATAATGGCTGGGCAAGTGACCCGGCCCTGGCCCATTGGGATTATGCCAATTGCCTGCCGTATTTCCGCCGGGCCAATACCCGTAACGAGGATAAGGCAGGTGATGATTATCACGGCGGCGAAGGGCCGTTGCATGTGACCACCGGTGCCTGCAAGAACCCGCTTTATAAAGCCTGGATCAAGGCGGGCGAGCAGGCGGGGTATCCGGTAACGCCGGACCAGAATGGCTATTGCCAGGAAGGTGTCGGGACGATGGATATGACGGTGTATAAAGGCCGCCGCTGGTCCACCAGCCGCGCCTATTTGCGCCCGGCAATGAAGCGTCCCAACCTTACCGTACATGACAAGGCCCTTGCCCTGCGTATTCTGTTTGATGGCAAGCGGGCAATTGGGCTGGAATATCAGCATAAAGGCGGTGTCAAACAGGCAATGGTGGATCGTGAAGTGATTGTATCGGGTGGATCAATCAATTCGCCAAAACTGTTGATGCTTTCGGGTATTGGTCCGGCGGCGCATTTGCAAGAGCACGATATTCCGGTTGTTCAGGACCTGCCGGGAGTGGGCGAGAATTTGCAGGACCATCTTGAACTGTATGTTCAGCAGGAATGTACCCAGCCGATCAGCCTGCATCGCGTGCTTAACCCGTGGGGAAAATTGAAGGTCGGTTTGGAATGGTATCTGTTTAAAACGGGCCTTGGCGCAACCAATCATTTTGAAGCCGGTGGTTTTATTCGGTCACGTGCCGGGGTGCAGCATCCTGACATTCAATACCATTTCCTGCCGGCAGCCATTAACTATAATGGTTCGGGTGCGGCGGAAAATGATGGTTTTCAGGCCCATGTTGGACCGATGCGCTCCAAATCACGGGGGACGGTGCGGTTGGCGTCCTCCAACCCGGCGGACCGCCCGATTGTAGATCCGAACTATATGAGCCACCCGGAAGACTGGGAAGAAATGCGGGCGTCGGTGCGCCTGACCCGCGAAATTTTCGCCCAGGATGCGTTTAAGGATTTGCGTGGTGGTGAAATTGCCCCAGGCAAGGATGTGCAAACCGACGCCGAAATTGATGCCTGGGTCGCGCAGCATGCCGAGAGTGCCTATCATCCGTCCTGTTCGTGCAAAATGGGCAGTGATGATATGTCGGTTGTGGATGGGGAGACCCGTGTGCACGGTATTGAAGGCTTGCGTGTTGTCGATAGTTCGATCATGCCTGCCATTGCATCGGGTAATTTGAACGCACCGACCGTTATGATTGGTGAAAAGGCGGCCGATATTATTCGTGGGCAGGCTTTGCCGCCGTCAGACGCATCGTTCTGGGTTCATCCCGAATGGGAAACGCGCCAGCGATAG
- a CDS encoding choline ABC transporter substrate-binding protein, translated as MTCRKSITRLMCSTMIAGAAILGATTAQAEVSDACKTVTFSDVGWTDITSTTATASVVLNALGYKTETELLSVPVTYTSLKNGDVDVFLGNWMPTMSADIKPYLEDGSVEKLKANLEGAKYTLAVSKAAYDAGLKSFQDIAKFKDELDGKIYGIEPGNDGNRLIQGMIDQDQFGLGDFELVESSEQGMLAQVKRKTSRDKFIVFLGWEPHPMNAKYDMKYLDGGDDIFGPNYGGATIYTNVRKGYLNECPNAGKFIDNLKFSLDMENQIMDSILNKNEQPQKAATAWIKANPDAVYTWLDGVTTVDGGDAKAAVKEKFGF; from the coding sequence ATGACTTGTCGTAAATCCATTACCCGCCTTATGTGCAGCACCATGATTGCCGGTGCCGCCATTCTGGGTGCCACCACAGCCCAGGCAGAAGTCTCTGACGCATGTAAAACTGTTACCTTCTCTGACGTAGGCTGGACTGACATCACCTCAACCACTGCAACAGCATCGGTTGTTCTAAATGCACTGGGTTACAAAACCGAAACCGAACTGCTTTCCGTTCCCGTGACCTATACCAGCCTGAAAAATGGTGATGTTGACGTGTTTCTTGGCAACTGGATGCCAACCATGTCTGCAGACATCAAACCCTATCTCGAAGATGGCTCGGTTGAGAAACTCAAAGCCAATCTTGAAGGTGCGAAATATACCCTCGCCGTTAGCAAGGCTGCTTATGATGCTGGCCTGAAGAGCTTTCAGGACATTGCCAAATTCAAAGACGAACTTGACGGAAAAATCTATGGCATCGAACCAGGCAATGACGGCAATCGTCTGATCCAGGGCATGATCGACCAAGATCAGTTTGGTCTTGGTGACTTTGAATTGGTCGAATCCTCCGAACAGGGCATGCTCGCACAGGTAAAACGCAAAACGTCGCGCGATAAGTTTATCGTCTTCCTTGGCTGGGAACCGCACCCGATGAATGCCAAATACGACATGAAATATCTTGATGGCGGCGATGACATCTTCGGCCCGAATTACGGTGGCGCAACCATTTATACCAATGTGCGCAAGGGGTATCTTAATGAATGCCCGAACGCTGGAAAATTCATCGACAATCTGAAATTCTCTCTGGATATGGAAAACCAGATCATGGATTCCATCCTCAATAAAAACGAACAGCCGCAAAAAGCCGCAACTGCCTGGATCAAGGCAAATCCCGATGCGGTTTACACCTGGCTGGATGGTGTAACCACCGTTGATGGCGGCGATGCAAAAGCCGCCGTTAAAGAAAAATTCGGCTTCTAA
- the betI gene encoding transcriptional regulator BetI encodes MPKVGMQPVRRRQLIDATIATIHQFGFADATISRIAGAAGMSSGIISHYFGGKNALLEATMLSLMQELRADFLKRVSQCHTPMERLEAIVNTNFNEEQFTPQVTVAWLSFWAQVPFSDALRRLNTVYFRRLASNLRHELRTLTSDQKADEIAEVIAAMIDGIWVRSGLSPGQADVGAARKMVLETLRLRLNAAAA; translated from the coding sequence ATGCCCAAGGTTGGAATGCAGCCTGTACGCCGCAGGCAACTTATCGATGCGACGATTGCGACCATTCACCAGTTTGGTTTTGCCGATGCAACCATCAGCCGGATTGCCGGTGCTGCGGGAATGTCGTCTGGAATTATTTCGCATTATTTCGGCGGCAAGAATGCCCTGCTCGAGGCCACTATGTTGTCTCTGATGCAGGAATTACGCGCTGATTTTTTGAAGCGGGTATCACAGTGCCATACGCCAATGGAGCGTTTGGAGGCCATTGTGAATACCAATTTCAACGAGGAACAGTTTACGCCGCAGGTGACTGTGGCGTGGTTGTCCTTTTGGGCGCAAGTACCGTTTTCTGACGCATTACGGCGGTTGAATACCGTTTATTTTCGCAGGCTTGCATCCAATTTGCGCCACGAATTGCGCACTCTAACCAGTGACCAGAAAGCCGACGAGATTGCCGAGGTTATTGCCGCCATGATTGACGGCATCTGGGTGCGTTCGGGGCTTTCGCCGGGGCAGGCTGATGTGGGTGCGGCACGTAAAATGGTGCTTGAGACCCTGCGCCTTCGCCTGAATGCGGCGGCGGCATAA
- a CDS encoding LytTR family DNA-binding domain-containing protein, which produces MKRAGAFANGTDVQFALRRWRELVKSPTFLAIVGAVSVIWAVNDISIHAALSEMLVLFLMRLLFAGVSASVASLGILVWVGILRLRFSTMPRYVLAGVLSSPLVFVSLAGLTALIDQKLPTAETLLNMFISVVVTVTAIAAIVGIVNRRTNVAAGQIATGTSPQAHADNAFVTAPEVDLPDLVRRLPAELGQEIIRLSASDHYVEVYTRLGHTLVLLRFSDALKELGAADGVQIHRSHWVARSAIHRLVSKGRNLFVELDDGTVLPVSRSRFGEIRSAGFVEERVS; this is translated from the coding sequence GTGAAAAGAGCCGGGGCTTTCGCGAATGGGACCGATGTACAATTCGCGCTTCGTCGATGGCGCGAGCTGGTAAAATCGCCGACTTTCCTGGCAATTGTTGGGGCGGTATCGGTTATTTGGGCGGTGAATGATATTTCCATTCACGCAGCCCTTTCTGAAATGCTTGTTTTGTTTTTGATGCGGCTGTTGTTTGCCGGTGTCAGTGCAAGTGTTGCCTCTCTTGGCATCCTGGTTTGGGTTGGAATACTGCGTTTGCGGTTTTCGACCATGCCGCGTTACGTGTTGGCAGGCGTTTTATCGTCGCCTTTGGTGTTCGTATCTCTCGCCGGACTAACCGCCCTTATTGATCAAAAATTGCCAACTGCAGAAACGCTGTTAAATATGTTTATCAGTGTTGTTGTCACGGTTACGGCAATTGCCGCGATTGTCGGTATTGTTAACCGTCGGACGAATGTTGCAGCCGGACAAATAGCAACTGGTACATCGCCGCAGGCACATGCTGATAACGCCTTTGTAACGGCACCAGAAGTTGACTTACCCGACCTGGTCCGCCGTTTGCCCGCTGAACTTGGACAGGAAATTATCCGTCTTTCGGCCAGTGATCATTATGTCGAAGTTTATACACGATTGGGACATACGCTGGTTCTGTTGCGTTTTTCCGATGCGCTGAAGGAACTTGGTGCGGCGGACGGAGTGCAAATTCACCGTTCGCACTGGGTTGCCCGTTCGGCTATTCACCGGCTTGTTTCAAAGGGTCGAAATTTGTTTGTCGAACTGGATGATGGCACGGTGCTGCCTGTCAGCCGGTCCCGTTTTGGGGAAATACGCAGTGCAGGATTTGTCGAGGAACGTGTTTCCTGA
- the betB gene encoding betaine-aldehyde dehydrogenase: MNLYQISNFIDGKLQKGSGAEMVTLNPATNKVLASGNESTAADVDAAVKAARKGLAIWKATPLAERARVLFRAAQILRERNDELALLETRDTGRAIQETEIVDVVSAVECFEYFAGVAGNITGEHIDLSGNFAYTRREPVGVCAAIGAWNYPIQIASWKAAPALACGNAVVYKPSEVTPLSAIAVAQALQEAGLPDGVYNVVQGARECGASLVEHPGVDKVSLTGSAETGAKVASVAAGGMKSVTMELGGKSPMIVFEDADLDNAVSGAQMANFYSSGQICSNGTRVFVHESVKDAFLAKLVERSKDLVLGDPENPETQVGPIVTKGQFDKVMSYIELGKKEGATVVLGGHAVTEGTPEGGLFVAPTVFADCRDDMTIVREEIFGPVMSVLTFKTEEEAIRRANATEYGLAAGVFTRDLSRGHRVVAELEAGTCWINTYNITPIEMPFGGVKKSGVGRENSRAAIEHYTRVKSVYVETGDVERPY; the protein is encoded by the coding sequence ATGAACCTTTATCAAATCAGCAATTTCATCGATGGAAAGTTGCAAAAGGGCAGCGGTGCAGAAATGGTGACGCTGAACCCGGCGACCAACAAGGTATTGGCATCGGGTAATGAAAGCACGGCTGCAGATGTGGATGCTGCAGTCAAGGCCGCGCGCAAGGGCCTGGCAATTTGGAAGGCAACGCCGTTGGCTGAACGCGCCCGCGTGCTGTTTCGGGCCGCGCAGATTTTGCGTGAGCGCAATGACGAACTGGCCCTGCTTGAAACCCGCGATACCGGCCGAGCCATTCAGGAAACGGAAATCGTAGATGTTGTTTCCGCCGTCGAATGCTTTGAATATTTCGCCGGTGTGGCAGGCAACATTACGGGCGAGCATATCGATCTTTCTGGTAATTTTGCCTATACGCGCCGAGAGCCGGTTGGGGTTTGTGCTGCAATTGGGGCCTGGAATTATCCGATCCAGATTGCAAGTTGGAAGGCAGCACCGGCCCTGGCCTGTGGCAATGCGGTTGTTTACAAACCATCTGAAGTGACACCGCTTTCGGCGATTGCCGTGGCCCAGGCATTGCAGGAAGCTGGCCTGCCAGATGGCGTTTATAATGTGGTGCAGGGCGCGCGCGAATGCGGTGCGTCGCTGGTTGAACATCCCGGGGTGGATAAAGTTTCGCTAACGGGTTCCGCCGAAACGGGGGCCAAGGTGGCATCGGTTGCCGCTGGCGGTATGAAATCCGTGACAATGGAACTGGGCGGTAAATCGCCGATGATCGTGTTTGAAGATGCCGATCTGGATAACGCGGTATCTGGCGCACAGATGGCGAATTTTTATTCCTCAGGGCAGATTTGTTCCAACGGAACGCGGGTTTTTGTCCATGAATCGGTCAAAGATGCGTTTTTGGCCAAGCTGGTAGAACGCAGCAAAGACCTGGTTTTGGGCGACCCGGAAAACCCTGAAACCCAGGTCGGTCCGATTGTGACCAAGGGACAGTTTGACAAGGTCATGTCCTATATCGAACTTGGCAAAAAAGAAGGGGCGACAGTTGTTCTTGGTGGTCATGCCGTAACGGAAGGCACGCCCGAAGGGGGATTGTTCGTTGCGCCGACTGTTTTTGCCGATTGTCGCGACGATATGACCATTGTGCGCGAAGAAATTTTTGGCCCGGTTATGTCGGTTTTGACTTTTAAAACCGAGGAAGAGGCCATTCGCCGCGCTAATGCGACGGAATATGGTTTGGCAGCTGGTGTATTTACGCGCGATCTTTCGCGCGGACATCGCGTTGTGGCCGAGCTTGAGGCCGGAACCTGCTGGATCAATACCTATAACATCACGCCTATCGAAATGCCGTTTGGCGGGGTGAAGAAATCGGGTGTCGGGCGGGAAAACAGTCGTGCCGCCATTGAGCACTATACCCGTGTGAAATCGGTTTATGTCGAAACCGGTGATGTAGAGCGGCCATATTGA